GCCAAAGGAACCCCGGTGAGTATCGAGATCGCCAACGTCGGTAAGCGTTTCGGAGGATTCGTCGCCCTCGACGACGTCTCGGTGAGCATTCCCGCGGGTCAGCTCACCGCGCTGCTCGGCCCGTCCGGCGGCGGCAAGTCCACCCTGCTGCGCATCATCGCCGGTCTGGAACGCGCGGACACCGGGCGGGTCGAGATCGACGGTGTCGACGCGACCGGCCTGCCCCCGCAGAAGCGCAACGTCGGCTTCGTGTTCCAGCACTACGCGGCCTTCAAGCACCTCTCCGTGCGGCGCAACGTCGCCTTCGGACTGGAGATCCGCAAGCGCGGCAGGGACGAGATCCGCCGCCGCGTCGACGAACTGCTCGCCCTGGTACACCTGGAGCAGTTCGCCGACCGACTGCCGTCCCAGCTCTCCGGTGGCCAACGCCAGCGGATGGCCCTGGCCCGCGCGCTGGCCGTCGAGCCGACCGTGCTGCTGCTCGACGAGCCCTTCGGCGCGCTCGACGCGAAGGTCCGCAAGGAGCTGCGCGACTGGCTGCGCCGGCTGCACGACGAGGTGCACGTCACCACCGTCTTCGTCACCCACGACCAGGAGGAGGCGCTGGAGGTCGCCGACGAGATCGTGGTGATCAACGAGGGCAGGGTGGAGCAGATCGGCTCGCCCGACCAGTTGTACGACGCCCCCGCCAACGAGTTCGTCATGCGCTTCCTCGGCCCGGTCACCCAGCTCGGCGACCAGTTGGTCCGGCCGCACGACCTGCAGATCCGGACCGGCGCCGCCGCGCCGGCCGCCGTCGCCGGCCGGGTCAGCCGGGTCACCCGCGTCGGCTTCGAGATCCGCGTCGACGTCACGACCGAACCCGGCCAGGTCGTCGCCGTCACCCTCACCCGCAACGAGTTCCTGGCCCTCGGCGTCGACACCGGCGCCGCGGTGTGGCTCACGATCGCGCCCGGGAGCCCGACCACCACCGCGGCCGCCTCGCGGCCGGTGACCGCCGCGCCCAGCCTCGCCGGCTCCCGCTGACCGCCGCTGGAGCCCGGGCCGGGCTCCAGCGGCCGGTCGACGTTGTGCAGCCCGTCCGTCTGCTCGCTACCGCCGCCAGGTCTCGATGGCCCGGACGGCCTCCCGGGTGGCCTGCTCCAGGACGGCGGGGTTGCCGCTCGTGCCCTCCCAGCCCTGGTCGTCGAGCACCGTCGCCACCCCGTCCACGCGGATCACGGCGATCTGGCCGGCCGCCTCGCCGCCGGCGGGCCGCCCGTCCGGGCCCGCCGCCGGCCAGGTGCGGGTCACCAGCAGCGCCTCGTCGCCGACGCCGGGCAGCGGACGGCTCTCCACCCGGACGGCGCCACCGTCCCGGCCGTAGGACGGGCACCCCTCGACGGCCCCGCGGACCCGGCGCAGGTAGTCCGACGCGCCCGCACCGTCGAACGTGAAGATCGTCTGATGGATCATGCCCTGCGGCACGGAGCTCTCCGGCGCGCCCGCCTGCTGGTAGGTGACGGTCATCGACGCGCTCGCGGTCACCCGCCGACCGCCGGTGCCGAACTCCTCGCCGCACAACGTCGGCAGCGCGTTCTCGGTGGGGGTCGTCCGGCGCGGCATCTTTCGCAGCTCCGGCGGCAGTTCGACGAAGGCGGACGTGGGGATGACCACGGTCGCGTCCGCGGTGGGGGAGGACTGCCCGGTCGGGGCCGAGGAGGCCGGCGTGGTGGCCGGCGGCGGTGCCGAGGGAGCCGGACCCGCGTCGTCCTCCCCGGCGGTGCACCCGGTGGGGAGCGTCAGGGCCGCGAGCAGCGGCAGGGCCAGCGTGCTCACTGGTCGGCCGCGCGCGGGCGCGGTGCGGTCTCTCATCCTGCCCCCCTCGTCGCCTCGGCACCGTGGAGGATGCCCGAGCGCGGACCGGCCGAAACGGTGACCGTGCGCCGTCCGACCACGAGACGGTGATCGTCGGGGTTAACCTCGCGGCGTCGCCGGCTCGTCCGGGTGAACTCCGGCGATGCCAGCCGGTCCGCGAGGCAAGGGCGTCACCTGGGAGGAGCTCTTCTTCGACCTCGCCTTCGTCTTCGCCCTCACTCAGTTCTCCGAGCTGCTGCACGAGGACCACGGCTGGCCCGGAATCGGCCGGGCGCTGATCCTCTTCGTGCCCGTCTACTGGGCGACGGCAGGGCGGACGGGCGATGGGCAGTGCGTCCGAGGTCCGGCCGAGCGACGAGGAGACGGACCGGGGGCCGGCGACCACTGACTCCTGACGGTGGTCGGGGTGCCGTACCCGCTCTTCTTAGGCAAGCCTAAGCTATGTCCCGGGGAGGGGAGTCGACCGTCCTGCCCCTGACCGTGGGAGGGGCGCCGTCCGTGCACACATCCGCAGCCATCCGTCGGCCCCACCGGGCTCGCCGGTTCCGGGCGAGATGACGGGGGAGATCACCACGCGCACGGTGCTGCGCCGCGCCCTGCGCCGCCAGCGCGGGCGGGTGCTGGCCGGCATCGTGCTGCTCTGCCTTCACCAGGCCGCCGAGGCCCTCGTGCCGGTCGCGATCGGTGTGATCATCGACCGCGCGGTCGCCACCGGAGACGTCCGCGCGCTGCTGCTCTCGCTGGCCGGCCTCGCCGCCCTCTTCACCGTCCTGGCCTTCGCCTACCGCACCGGCGCGCGCCACGCGTACGCCGCCGTCGAACGGGAGGCGCACCTCACGCGGGTCGAGATCGCCGCCCGCGCCCTCGACCCGCGCGGCCACCGGTCGGGGCTGCGCGACGGTGAGCTGCTCACCGTGGCCGCCTCCGACGCCGAGCTCTCCGCGCTGGTCGTACGCGTCGCGGGGCTCACCGCGGCGGCCCTCACCGCCCTGCTGGTCGCGGCCGTCGCCCTGCTCGTCGTGGACGTTCCGCTGGGTCTGGGCGTGCTCGTCGGTGTGCCCCTGGTGGTCCTCGCCCTGCACCGCACGGCACCCGTGCTGACCCGCCGCAGCGCCGCCCAGCAGGAGGCTCTGGCCGCCACCACCGCCCTCGCCGTGGATCTCGTCGCCGGTCTGCGGGTGCTGCGCGGCATCGGCGCACAGGGCCACGCCGCCCGCCGGTACGCGAGCGCCAGCGGTCACGCCCTCGACGTGACGCTGCGCGCCGCCACCACCAAGGGCCTCCACCTCGGACTGACCACCACCCTCAACGGCCTCTTCCTCGCGGCGGTCGCCGGCGCCGCCGGTTGGCTCGCCCTGCACGGACGGCTCACCGTCGGCGAGCTGGTCGCCGTCGTCGGGCTCGCCCAGTTCGTCGCCGAGCCGGTGCAGACGCTCGGGTACTGCGTCCAGCTGTTCGCGATGGCCCGCGCCTCCGCGGGGCGCGTCGCGCGGGTGCTCGGGGCGACCCCGCTCGTCCGGCCGGGCACCGCGGAGGCGCCGGCGCCGAGCCAGTCACGGCTCGCCCTCGACGGGGTGGGTCACGCCGGTCTCGACGGTCTCAGCCTCCGGGTCGGGGCCGGCGAGGTCCTGGGCGTGCTCGCGTACGAGCCGGGGGAGGCCGAGGCGCTGGTCGCGCTGCTGTCCGGCCGGGTGCCTCGCGACGAGTACCGAGGAACGGTGCGCGTCGACGGCGTTCCCGTCGACGAGCTGCGCATCGACGCCGTACGCGGCGCGGTCCTGGTCGAGCCGCACGACGTGGCGTTGTTCGAGGGCACGCTCCGCGACAACCTCGCCGCCGGCGCCGCGGTGGACGAGCGGGTCCTCGACGCGGCGGTGCGGGCCGCGGCGGCCGAGGACGTGCTCGCCGCGCACCCCGACGGCGTGGACCGTCGGCTCACCGAGCGGGCGGCGAACCTGTCGGGCGGGCAACGGCAGCGCCTCGGGCTCGCCCGCGCGCTCGTCGCCGACCCGCCCGTGCTGGTGTTGCACGATCCCACGACGGCCGTCGACGCGGTGACCGAGGCCCTGATCGCCGAGCGGCTCGCCGCCGCCCGCAGCGGGGCGTCCCGCAGCACGGTGATCATCA
This genomic stretch from Micromonospora krabiensis harbors:
- a CDS encoding low temperature requirement protein A; the encoded protein is MPAGPRGKGVTWEELFFDLAFVFALTQFSELLHEDHGWPGIGRALILFVPVYWATAGRTGDGQCVRGPAERRGDGPGAGDH
- a CDS encoding sulfate/molybdate ABC transporter ATP-binding protein, translated to MSIEIANVGKRFGGFVALDDVSVSIPAGQLTALLGPSGGGKSTLLRIIAGLERADTGRVEIDGVDATGLPPQKRNVGFVFQHYAAFKHLSVRRNVAFGLEIRKRGRDEIRRRVDELLALVHLEQFADRLPSQLSGGQRQRMALARALAVEPTVLLLDEPFGALDAKVRKELRDWLRRLHDEVHVTTVFVTHDQEEALEVADEIVVINEGRVEQIGSPDQLYDAPANEFVMRFLGPVTQLGDQLVRPHDLQIRTGAAAPAAVAGRVSRVTRVGFEIRVDVTTEPGQVVAVTLTRNEFLALGVDTGAAVWLTIAPGSPTTTAAASRPVTAAPSLAGSR
- a CDS encoding ABC transporter transmembrane domain-containing protein, which codes for MTGEITTRTVLRRALRRQRGRVLAGIVLLCLHQAAEALVPVAIGVIIDRAVATGDVRALLLSLAGLAALFTVLAFAYRTGARHAYAAVEREAHLTRVEIAARALDPRGHRSGLRDGELLTVAASDAELSALVVRVAGLTAAALTALLVAAVALLVVDVPLGLGVLVGVPLVVLALHRTAPVLTRRSAAQQEALAATTALAVDLVAGLRVLRGIGAQGHAARRYASASGHALDVTLRAATTKGLHLGLTTTLNGLFLAAVAGAAGWLALHGRLTVGELVAVVGLAQFVAEPVQTLGYCVQLFAMARASAGRVARVLGATPLVRPGTAEAPAPSQSRLALDGVGHAGLDGLSLRVGAGEVLGVLAYEPGEAEALVALLSGRVPRDEYRGTVRVDGVPVDELRIDAVRGAVLVEPHDVALFEGTLRDNLAAGAAVDERVLDAAVRAAAAEDVLAAHPDGVDRRLTERAANLSGGQRQRLGLARALVADPPVLVLHDPTTAVDAVTEALIAERLAAARSGASRSTVIITSSPALLRATHRVAVIDRGRVVAEGAHEELLAADTRYRQEVLR